The following proteins are co-located in the Mariprofundus sp. NF genome:
- a CDS encoding ATP-binding protein gives MGQSQFHHTLRTDLIKDILIWSGSFFLALVVAFVLTLDGLVNYMVAEMAGHRMHYQLAEFSKHLSQGDTTSITEESEALVQDESISGILLVDASGLLVQVSLKDGEPPRVSLTRNMSVEEMRSEVALEDDLVLFEERIPGHTGSLVLILDKGPILKAIYTSTGWTAALLIFFIILSIVVLHFSLRRHLIKPVDEVRHLMDDDLKREEKEELISHLPDEVAALAISYEASNEAHLLMERQFNQAQKMEAIGTLVGGIAHDFNNTLAGIVGNLYLAKQGATTLPDVVEKLDRIEVLSLRSSETVKNLLAFAHKTHLETAPVALGSFIKEAIKLNRVSVPESVNLTYHVSDEDLTVNGDVTQLHQVLLNLINNAFHATEGMAEQNISVSVERFNADEQFLQKHAVTSEHFARITVSDNGRGIAADVIEHIFEPFFTTKEVGKGTGLGLAMVYGSIKSQHGIIEVESEPGCGATFKVFLPLIENEEGVEFTGSDEAVQGQGESILLADDEEGLLVATCEVLESLGYRVFGAADGQQAVSLYREKREEIDLVILDVVMPRLGGIMAAQQIREIDPAARVVFVTGYDEKSFSGGGEELHHPVIHKPYAIEELSLLIRQQLDQA, from the coding sequence ATGGGGCAATCGCAGTTTCACCACACTCTTCGTACGGATCTCATTAAGGATATTCTTATCTGGTCGGGATCTTTCTTTCTGGCTCTCGTTGTAGCATTTGTTCTTACCCTTGATGGTCTGGTCAATTACATGGTGGCCGAGATGGCCGGGCATCGCATGCATTATCAGCTTGCCGAGTTTTCCAAGCATCTGAGTCAGGGTGATACGACAAGTATTACCGAGGAGTCAGAGGCTCTGGTTCAGGATGAGTCAATCTCCGGTATTCTTCTGGTCGATGCATCAGGCTTGTTGGTGCAGGTATCGTTGAAGGATGGGGAGCCACCAAGGGTTAGTCTGACGCGTAACATGAGTGTGGAAGAGATGCGCAGCGAAGTTGCGCTGGAAGATGATCTGGTGCTGTTTGAGGAGAGAATCCCCGGCCATACAGGTTCGCTGGTTCTTATTCTGGATAAAGGTCCGATTTTAAAAGCGATTTATACTTCAACCGGCTGGACTGCAGCACTGCTGATATTCTTTATTATCCTCTCAATCGTGGTTCTGCATTTCTCTCTGCGCAGGCACCTGATCAAACCGGTTGATGAAGTCAGACATCTAATGGATGATGACCTGAAGAGGGAGGAGAAGGAGGAGTTGATCAGTCATCTGCCTGATGAAGTGGCTGCTTTGGCTATATCTTATGAAGCAAGTAATGAGGCGCATCTGCTGATGGAGAGGCAGTTTAATCAGGCCCAGAAGATGGAGGCGATTGGAACGCTGGTGGGTGGCATTGCCCATGATTTCAATAATACTCTGGCTGGTATTGTCGGAAATCTCTACCTGGCTAAACAGGGGGCGACTACCCTGCCTGATGTGGTTGAGAAGCTGGACCGGATTGAGGTGTTATCTCTTCGCTCTTCAGAAACCGTAAAAAACCTGCTTGCCTTTGCCCATAAGACACATCTGGAGACGGCTCCTGTTGCCCTTGGCTCGTTTATTAAAGAGGCGATTAAGCTGAACAGGGTCTCTGTGCCGGAGAGCGTGAATCTCACCTACCATGTGAGTGATGAAGATCTTACGGTGAACGGGGATGTTACCCAGTTGCATCAGGTGCTGCTGAATCTGATTAATAACGCTTTCCATGCTACAGAGGGTATGGCTGAACAGAATATCAGTGTGAGTGTGGAACGATTCAATGCAGATGAGCAGTTTTTGCAGAAACATGCAGTTACCTCAGAACATTTTGCCAGAATAACTGTCAGTGATAATGGGCGCGGCATAGCAGCGGATGTGATTGAACATATATTCGAACCCTTCTTCACTACCAAAGAGGTAGGCAAAGGAACCGGGCTTGGGCTGGCGATGGTCTACGGTTCTATCAAGAGTCAGCACGGCATTATTGAGGTTGAATCCGAGCCTGGTTGTGGTGCCACTTTTAAAGTTTTTCTTCCTCTGATTGAAAACGAAGAGGGTGTTGAATTTACGGGTAGTGATGAAGCTGTTCAGGGCCAGGGTGAATCTATCTTGCTTGCTGATGATGAAGAGGGGCTTCTGGTGGCAACTTGCGAGGTATTAGAGTCGCTGGGGTACCGTGTCTTCGGTGCCGCCGATGGGCAGCAGGCTGTCTCACTGTACAGAGAGAAACGGGAGGAGATTGACCTTGTCATTCTCGATGTCGTGATGCCCCGGCTGGGAGGGATTATGGCTGCGCAGCAGATCAGAGAGATCGATCCTGCTGCCAGAGTAGTGTTTGTGACCGGTTACGATGAAAAGAGCTTTTCAGGGGGGGGAGAGGAGCTTCATCATCCAGTGATTCATAAACCCTATGCCATTGAAGAGTTGAGTCTGCTTATCCGTCAACAGCTGGATCAGGCATGA
- a CDS encoding endonuclease has protein sequence MLIALLSSSAHAAGNESGNSFGKAKKELEKMYQDHRLTFYAGCEYGKKGHVNGKSCGYKARKNEKRGRKIEWEHVVPAWAFGHALQCWQNKVCSTSKGKPYKGRKCCGKIDATFQAMESDMFNLVPAIGELNGDRSNFRYGMIAGESRAYGEVDFEVDFKQRVAEPAEAVRGDIARIYFYMEKTYGMKIGKKDRRLFEIWNRQDPVDAWEIERNLRIAAIQGNSNPFVDSTSASARSGAAIQ, from the coding sequence ATGCTGATCGCTCTGCTGTCGAGCTCAGCTCATGCTGCCGGCAACGAATCGGGCAACAGTTTTGGCAAAGCGAAAAAAGAGCTGGAGAAAATGTATCAGGATCATCGCCTCACCTTTTATGCCGGATGCGAGTATGGCAAGAAAGGGCACGTGAATGGCAAGAGCTGTGGTTACAAAGCGCGCAAGAATGAGAAGCGAGGACGCAAGATCGAGTGGGAGCATGTGGTGCCTGCCTGGGCGTTTGGGCATGCCCTGCAGTGCTGGCAAAATAAAGTCTGCTCAACCTCAAAAGGCAAGCCCTACAAGGGGCGCAAATGTTGCGGAAAAATTGATGCAACTTTTCAGGCGATGGAGTCGGACATGTTCAATCTTGTGCCGGCCATTGGCGAGCTGAACGGTGATCGTTCCAACTTCCGTTACGGCATGATTGCAGGTGAAAGCCGGGCATATGGAGAGGTGGATTTTGAGGTCGACTTCAAACAGCGGGTAGCTGAACCGGCTGAAGCCGTTCGCGGCGATATTGCCCGCATCTATTTCTACATGGAAAAAACCTACGGCATGAAGATCGGCAAGAAAGATCGCAGGCTGTTCGAGATCTGGAATCGTCAGGATCCGGTGGATGCCTGGGAGATTGAGCGCAATTTGAGAATTGCTGCGATTCAAGGCAACAGCAATCCCTTTGTAGATTCAACATCTGCCAGCGCCAGAAGCGGAGCTGCGATTCAGTAA
- a CDS encoding PEGA domain-containing protein yields the protein MSASETTVQPEEKQIDRITAELLRAKARQRVVYLFIAAGLLSALIFALGFIAYSNATRIEVAPEEAQASATLSVVDGFAATIGHTVYALSGRSTVEISAAGFRSLRKTLQSTEAGRTIRVELSELPGELQITTAPESEHSRWLIDGQLVAVAAALKHEVVAGDHVVEIDNPYYQKKSLPVTLQRGKLLKLNVDLQPVEGELKIDTQPAGARIEINGDPVGISPLRLLRPGGSYQIGVSHNDYQSITENIEITSSEQSIERDYRLALKEAVLHIDVAPSGGKLLLNGKSVSPAAPLAVKAGVKNTIIYLKDGYFSQQKRITVAAGEERRVSFSLKAEMGKVSFFSTPSATVNLDGKDIGQTPLQLVLPAVAHRLLVHKKGYRSFRKTLTPSSKAAQQVRVTLQTKMQARLAESPQRYTNAAGITLKLFKPDSTFVMGAPRHEKGQRANEFLRTVKLSMPFYVSTHEVSRAQYGRFRPVQGAGNEPITSISWIEAALYCNWLSQQEKKTPFYTIRGGQLQGSDITSDGYRLVSEAEWEWLARKASKAKQSRFTWGDDTTIPPKAGNIADEHAKGKTSHYVPNYSDGFATVAPIGSFPAEVMGLYDLTGNVSEWVHDVYTLVPGSGQAVEVDPLGEMVGDTHTVKGSNWRSGRITELRAAYREGEKTGRSDIGFRVARYVYGGENGDE from the coding sequence ATGAGCGCATCTGAAACTACTGTTCAACCTGAAGAGAAACAGATCGACAGAATCACTGCCGAACTGCTGCGTGCCAAAGCGCGACAGAGGGTTGTCTATCTCTTTATTGCTGCCGGCCTGCTATCGGCGCTGATCTTTGCCCTTGGATTTATCGCTTACTCCAACGCGACGCGCATCGAGGTGGCACCTGAAGAGGCGCAGGCGAGTGCCACCCTGAGTGTGGTGGATGGTTTTGCGGCAACGATAGGCCATACGGTCTACGCCCTGAGTGGGCGTTCGACTGTTGAGATTTCAGCGGCAGGCTTCAGGTCGCTGCGTAAAACGCTGCAGAGCACTGAAGCAGGCAGAACGATTCGTGTTGAGTTATCCGAGCTTCCCGGCGAGTTGCAGATCACAACAGCGCCAGAATCTGAACATAGCCGCTGGTTGATCGATGGCCAGCTGGTTGCTGTTGCAGCTGCTCTGAAGCATGAAGTGGTTGCGGGTGATCATGTTGTTGAGATCGATAATCCCTATTACCAGAAAAAAAGCCTTCCTGTGACCCTACAGCGTGGAAAGCTTCTCAAGCTGAACGTTGATCTGCAGCCGGTTGAGGGAGAACTTAAGATTGATACACAGCCTGCTGGTGCCAGGATTGAAATCAATGGCGATCCGGTTGGCATCTCACCGCTGCGGCTATTAAGGCCGGGTGGCAGCTATCAGATTGGCGTGAGCCATAACGATTATCAGAGCATCACAGAAAATATTGAGATCACCAGCAGTGAGCAGAGCATCGAGAGGGATTATCGCTTAGCACTCAAAGAGGCAGTGCTGCACATCGATGTGGCACCTTCAGGCGGTAAGCTGCTGCTCAACGGTAAATCGGTATCTCCTGCTGCGCCACTGGCTGTCAAAGCAGGTGTGAAGAATACGATTATCTACCTTAAAGATGGATACTTCTCGCAACAAAAACGGATAACCGTTGCTGCCGGAGAGGAGAGGAGGGTCTCTTTCAGCTTAAAGGCGGAGATGGGTAAGGTCAGTTTCTTCTCCACACCATCTGCAACTGTGAATCTCGATGGTAAAGATATCGGCCAGACGCCGCTGCAGCTGGTACTGCCTGCAGTGGCGCATCGGCTGCTTGTGCATAAAAAAGGCTACCGCTCGTTTAGAAAAACGCTGACTCCAAGTAGTAAAGCTGCGCAGCAGGTCAGGGTGACACTACAGACGAAGATGCAGGCAAGGCTTGCAGAATCACCGCAGCGTTATACCAATGCGGCTGGCATAACGCTGAAACTGTTCAAACCAGATAGTACGTTTGTGATGGGGGCTCCACGCCATGAAAAGGGGCAGCGCGCCAATGAGTTTTTAAGAACAGTGAAGCTGAGTATGCCATTTTATGTCTCCACACATGAGGTTTCCCGAGCCCAGTATGGACGATTCAGACCGGTGCAGGGGGCAGGCAACGAACCGATTACCTCGATCAGCTGGATTGAGGCTGCACTTTATTGTAACTGGCTCAGTCAGCAGGAGAAAAAAACGCCATTTTACACTATTCGTGGTGGTCAGCTGCAAGGTTCAGATATCACCTCCGATGGTTACCGGCTGGTGAGCGAAGCGGAGTGGGAGTGGCTGGCCAGAAAAGCGTCTAAAGCCAAACAGAGCCGTTTCACATGGGGTGATGATACAACGATTCCGCCAAAGGCAGGTAACATTGCAGATGAACATGCCAAAGGCAAAACATCGCATTATGTGCCGAACTACTCCGATGGATTTGCAACGGTAGCACCAATCGGAAGTTTTCCTGCTGAAGTTATGGGTCTGTATGATTTGACCGGCAATGTCAGTGAGTGGGTACATGATGTCTATACATTGGTGCCAGGCAGCGGGCAGGCTGTGGAGGTTGATCCGTTAGGCGAGATGGTGGGAGATACCCATACGGTTAAAGGTTCGAACTGGCGCTCAGGACGAATCACCGAACTTCGCGCCGCCTACCGTGAGGGTGAAAAAACGGGGCGCAGTGATATAGGATTCAGAGTTGCGAGGTATGTTTATGGAGGCGAAAATGGAGACGAGTAG
- a CDS encoding MotA/TolQ/ExbB proton channel family protein, producing the protein MSEMMKSLTALIVSAISVHLAYIGFIRPQADMIIDAAKQAGQSAPRDMLVILKDYEQEICIILMLWAGFLIISKCLAILKNQYLFSVDLLENGEESGGELKTVLSNLERLPAEISSTPLVIALMASLRRYLITSDVQNTSDAVESSIEALAIRHDAENSMIRYLIWAIPSIGFIGTVRGIGGALAQADQALAGDIAGMTNSLGLAFNSTFVALLISILLMFLLHQLLRLQDGLVVDTQAYCEKFLLKRISEK; encoded by the coding sequence ATGAGTGAGATGATGAAAAGCCTTACAGCGCTGATTGTCAGTGCCATTTCCGTGCATCTTGCCTATATCGGTTTTATCCGGCCACAGGCGGATATGATCATTGATGCTGCAAAGCAGGCCGGGCAGTCAGCCCCACGCGATATGCTTGTGATCCTCAAGGATTACGAGCAGGAGATATGCATCATCCTGATGCTCTGGGCTGGATTTCTGATTATTAGTAAATGTCTGGCGATACTAAAAAATCAGTACCTCTTCTCAGTCGATCTTCTTGAAAACGGTGAAGAGAGTGGCGGAGAGCTTAAAACCGTGCTCTCTAATCTGGAGCGACTGCCTGCAGAGATCAGTTCAACACCGCTGGTGATCGCTTTAATGGCCAGTCTGCGCCGTTATCTGATCACCAGTGATGTCCAGAACACTTCGGATGCCGTGGAATCAAGCATAGAAGCGCTGGCTATCCGGCATGATGCTGAAAACTCGATGATCCGCTATCTGATATGGGCTATTCCATCGATCGGGTTTATCGGCACAGTGAGAGGTATCGGCGGTGCACTTGCGCAGGCTGATCAGGCACTGGCAGGCGATATCGCCGGTATGACAAACAGTCTGGGACTGGCATTTAACTCCACCTTTGTGGCACTGTTGATCAGCATTCTGTTGATGTTTCTGCTGCATCAGCTGCTGCGACTGCAGGATGGTCTTGTGGTGGATACCCAAGCCTATTGTGAGAAGTTTCTGCTGAAACGGATATCCGAGAAGTAG
- a CDS encoding vWA domain-containing protein, with amino-acid sequence MASGLGAIILVLILVKFDVGQSTPEADLLQADLQRLEQQDESLKRSLNQRDRDALAEAAKMATVQAEIRTLKREISQKSDALKQQQVVMSSVKNSIKNAPRAKKDDVVESGSGGEEDYIMGLKVEGRKILYLIDSSASMTDEKLIEIIRRKNSSDAEKKRGPKWQRTKRIVQWLLARSPQSSQVAVVAFNKQVKVLGGSGWFNARDASAIGQVQRELDQFVPTGATNLQLGLQKAASLNPTDIYLVTDGLPTAGESRYSSLNPFAACSSLLGRSNNISGLCRVKLFRQTVAESAPGRDTKVNVVLLPIEGDPQAAPEFWRWSAATGGLLITPAVSWP; translated from the coding sequence ATGGCATCCGGGCTTGGTGCGATTATTCTTGTGCTGATTCTGGTGAAGTTTGATGTTGGCCAGAGCACTCCGGAGGCCGATCTTCTACAGGCTGATCTGCAGCGTCTTGAGCAGCAGGATGAGAGTCTGAAGCGCTCGCTTAACCAGCGCGACCGGGATGCTCTGGCTGAAGCGGCGAAAATGGCCACTGTTCAGGCTGAGATCAGGACCCTTAAAAGAGAGATATCGCAAAAAAGTGATGCGCTGAAACAGCAGCAGGTGGTGATGTCATCTGTGAAAAACAGCATAAAAAATGCGCCCCGGGCAAAAAAAGATGATGTGGTGGAGAGTGGCTCTGGTGGTGAAGAGGACTATATCATGGGGCTCAAAGTCGAGGGTCGTAAAATCCTCTATCTCATCGATAGCAGCGCCTCAATGACGGATGAGAAGCTGATTGAGATCATTCGTCGAAAAAACAGCAGTGATGCCGAGAAAAAGAGAGGCCCCAAGTGGCAGCGCACCAAACGTATTGTGCAGTGGCTGCTGGCCCGTTCACCCCAATCGAGTCAGGTCGCTGTCGTCGCATTTAACAAACAGGTGAAGGTGCTAGGTGGCAGCGGCTGGTTCAATGCTCGTGATGCCAGTGCTATTGGTCAGGTTCAGAGGGAACTGGATCAGTTTGTGCCAACCGGAGCGACCAACCTGCAGCTGGGCTTGCAGAAGGCTGCTTCCCTGAATCCAACAGATATCTATCTGGTCACCGATGGCCTGCCTACAGCAGGAGAGTCAAGATACTCAAGTTTGAATCCATTTGCCGCCTGTAGCTCTCTGCTGGGCAGATCGAACAATATCTCCGGCCTTTGCCGTGTGAAACTGTTCCGGCAAACGGTTGCTGAGAGTGCGCCTGGCAGAGACACGAAAGTGAATGTTGTGCTGCTACCGATCGAAGGTGACCCGCAGGCAGCTCCGGAGTTCTGGCGCTGGAGTGCGGCAACAGGTGGTCTGCTTATCACGCCGGCAGTGAGTTGGCCATGA